The following are encoded together in the Actinomycetota bacterium genome:
- the mnmA gene encoding tRNA 2-thiouridine(34) synthase MnmA, with product MARLIAAMSGGVDSAVAAALALRGGHEVVGVTMKQWEHPDEAARLTKGCCTLDAVADARRAADVLGIAHYTLDFRDDFAREVVDPFVEAYASGRTPNPCVLCNEKVRFGSLLARTTALGFDGVVTGHYARVAGHDGTYRLHRACASERDQSYVLYALGQDALRRVRFPLGEVSSKDEVRALARELGLPNAGREDSVEVCFVPEGTTPGDLVGERRPDAVRPGEILDADGAVVGTHRGLARYTVGQRRGLRVAVGEPRYVVAMDPERNALVVDGPDRLYAAGLEAERPRFTVSPPPDGAELEAVVRYRGEPVRAVFTSTAAGFGLTFERPVRAVAPGQSVVLYSGDEVVGGGVIARAR from the coding sequence ATGGCGCGCCTGATCGCCGCGATGTCCGGCGGCGTGGACTCGGCGGTGGCCGCGGCCCTGGCTCTCCGGGGGGGCCACGAGGTCGTCGGGGTGACGATGAAGCAGTGGGAGCACCCCGACGAGGCCGCGCGCCTCACGAAGGGTTGCTGCACCCTCGACGCGGTGGCCGACGCGCGGCGCGCCGCCGACGTGCTCGGGATCGCGCACTACACGCTCGACTTCCGCGACGATTTCGCGCGCGAGGTCGTGGACCCGTTCGTCGAGGCCTACGCGTCGGGGCGCACCCCGAACCCTTGCGTGCTGTGCAACGAGAAGGTGCGCTTCGGCTCCCTCCTCGCCCGGACCACCGCGCTCGGGTTCGACGGGGTCGTCACCGGCCACTACGCCCGCGTGGCGGGCCACGACGGCACTTACCGGCTGCACCGGGCCTGCGCGTCCGAACGCGACCAGTCCTACGTCCTGTACGCGCTGGGCCAGGACGCCCTGCGCCGCGTCCGTTTCCCGCTCGGGGAGGTCTCGTCGAAGGACGAGGTCAGGGCGCTCGCCCGGGAACTCGGGCTCCCGAACGCCGGGCGGGAGGACTCCGTGGAGGTCTGCTTCGTCCCGGAGGGGACTACCCCCGGCGACCTGGTCGGGGAGCGGCGGCCCGATGCCGTCAGGCCCGGCGAGATCCTCGACGCGGACGGCGCCGTGGTCGGGACCCACCGCGGCCTCGCCCGCTACACGGTCGGCCAGAGGCGGGGGCTGCGCGTGGCGGTGGGAGAGCCGCGGTACGTGGTCGCGATGGACCCGGAGCGCAACGCGCTCGTCGTGGACGGACCCGACCGCTTGTACGCAGCCGGCCTGGAGGCGGAGCGGCCCCGATTCACGGTCTCTCCGCCCCCGGACGGCGCCGAGCTCGAAGCCGTGGTCCGGTACCGGGGGGAGCCGGTCCGGGCCGTGTTCACGTCGACGGCCGCGGGGTTCGGCCTGACGTTCGAGCGGCCGGTCCGAGCGGTGGCCCCGGGCCAGTCCGTCGTCCTGTACTCGGGGGACGAGGTCGTGGGTGGCGGAGTCATCGCCCGCGCGCGCTGA